The following proteins are co-located in the Calliphora vicina chromosome 2, idCalVici1.1, whole genome shotgun sequence genome:
- the LOC135950299 gene encoding uncharacterized protein DDB_G0287625-like, with product NNNNNNNNNNNNNNNNNNNNNNNNNNNNNNNNNNNNNNNNNNNNNNNNNNNNNNNNNNNNNNNNNNNNNNNNNNNNNNNNNNNNNNNNNNNNNNNNNNNNNNNNNNNNNNNNNNNNNNNNNNNNNNNNNNNNNNNNNNNNNNNNNNNNNNNNNNNNNNNNNNNNNNNNNNNNNNNNNNNNNNNNNNNNNNNNNNN from the coding sequence aataataataataataataataataataataataataataataataataataataataataataataataataataataataataataataataataataataataataataataataataataataataataataataataataataataataataataataataataataataataataataataataataataataataataataataataataataataataataataataataataataataataataataataataataataataataataataataataataataataataataataataataataataataataataataataataataataataataataataataataataataataataataataataataataataataataataataataataataataataataataataataataataataataataataataataataataataataataataataataataataataataataataataataataataataataataataataataataataataataataataataataataataataataataataataataataataataataat